One Pseudonocardia abyssalis DNA segment encodes these proteins:
- a CDS encoding RNA polymerase sigma factor: protein MSPAAVRPEPGPALLALYDDALPQVYGYLLARCGRRALAEDLTAETFLAAVTASRRHPPPAMNVGWLIGIARHKLVDHWRATEREERGLRAVEEITETFEDPWEEHVDAVVAREVLDTQTALHRAALTLRYLDGLPVGEVARALGRTVHATESLLSRAHAAFRRGYSDGVR from the coding sequence ATGAGCCCCGCAGCGGTCCGGCCCGAACCGGGTCCCGCGCTGCTCGCGCTCTACGACGACGCGCTCCCGCAGGTCTACGGCTACCTGCTCGCCCGCTGCGGGCGTCGCGCACTCGCCGAGGACCTGACGGCGGAGACGTTCCTGGCCGCCGTCACGGCGAGCAGGCGGCATCCGCCGCCCGCGATGAACGTCGGCTGGCTGATCGGGATCGCTCGACACAAGCTCGTCGACCACTGGCGGGCCACCGAGCGCGAGGAGCGCGGTCTGCGGGCCGTCGAGGAGATCACCGAGACGTTCGAGGACCCCTGGGAGGAGCACGTGGACGCCGTGGTGGCCCGCGAGGTGCTCGACACCCAGACCGCGCTGCACCGCGCCGCGCTGACCCTGCGCTACCTCGACGGCCTCCCGGTCGGCGAGGTGGCCCGCGCGCTGGGCCGCACCGTGCACGCCACGGAGTCGCTGCTCAGCCGCGCCCACGCCGCGTTCCGCCGCGGCTACTCCGACGGTGTGCGATGA
- a CDS encoding substrate-binding protein — protein MGGLAVAAQTSIEAPPAAVFALFGSETGVGWLLDATCDRVAVGAVVALQAPLGGERVALLGRITALRPPGPSRPGRIEIRLDQPWRGRLRVLFESDGAGTRVRIVADLDDTGLAWLMRRRGHPVPEQRHSGEHLVGLLTSKSGPGSVFAAATENLATMAVDEVNADGGVRGRRLSLLVGDDGTDAATGAAEARRLVRAGCRTILATTTSATFVRTAAELRGSGVLLVQTLMNEGGLGGELCLQLGERPADQLRAAVTPLMRAAGGRRWFLAGNDYVWPHVVHAMARPVLAEHRASIVGEGFAALGTRDFTPLIERITATGADVVLSSFVGADLVAFERQCHAMGVRDRCRTLALTLDEPTRERIGDAASVGMWGVSGYFEQLDGAANTAFLRRYRDAYGRFAPPVSSIAESAYEAVHLYAGAARRAGEDEPRTIARELRSSRSEFPRGPVTVTGPETVRQDLFVAEAVAGGFAVSPPRQGS, from the coding sequence ATGGGCGGCCTCGCCGTTGCGGCACAGACGAGCATCGAGGCCCCGCCCGCGGCTGTCTTCGCACTGTTCGGTTCCGAGACCGGGGTGGGCTGGCTGCTCGACGCCACCTGTGACCGGGTCGCCGTCGGGGCCGTCGTCGCACTGCAGGCCCCGCTCGGCGGGGAGCGGGTGGCGCTGCTCGGCCGGATCACCGCACTGCGGCCGCCCGGCCCGTCCCGGCCGGGCCGGATCGAGATACGGCTCGACCAGCCGTGGCGGGGCCGGCTGCGCGTACTGTTCGAGAGCGACGGCGCCGGCACCCGGGTGCGGATCGTCGCCGACCTCGACGACACCGGACTGGCCTGGCTGATGCGCCGCCGCGGCCATCCGGTGCCCGAGCAGCGCCACAGCGGGGAGCACCTCGTCGGGCTGCTCACCAGCAAGTCCGGGCCGGGGAGCGTGTTCGCCGCGGCCACCGAGAACCTGGCGACGATGGCCGTCGACGAGGTCAACGCCGACGGCGGCGTCCGCGGGCGGCGCCTGAGCCTGCTCGTCGGCGACGACGGCACCGACGCCGCGACGGGTGCCGCGGAGGCGAGGCGACTGGTCCGGGCCGGCTGCCGCACGATCCTCGCGACCACCACGTCGGCGACGTTCGTGCGCACCGCGGCGGAGCTGCGGGGGTCCGGCGTGCTGCTCGTGCAGACGCTGATGAACGAGGGCGGGCTGGGCGGCGAGCTCTGCCTGCAGCTCGGGGAACGGCCCGCCGACCAGCTGCGCGCCGCCGTCACACCGCTGATGCGCGCGGCCGGCGGGCGCCGCTGGTTCCTCGCCGGCAACGACTACGTGTGGCCGCACGTCGTGCACGCGATGGCCCGCCCGGTGCTGGCCGAGCACCGGGCGTCGATCGTCGGCGAGGGGTTCGCCGCGCTGGGCACCCGCGACTTCACCCCGCTCATCGAGCGGATCACGGCCACGGGCGCCGACGTCGTGCTGTCCTCGTTCGTCGGGGCCGATCTCGTCGCGTTCGAGCGCCAGTGCCACGCGATGGGGGTGCGCGACCGGTGCCGCACGCTCGCCCTGACCCTCGACGAGCCCACCCGCGAACGGATCGGCGACGCGGCGTCGGTCGGCATGTGGGGCGTCTCGGGCTACTTCGAGCAGCTCGACGGCGCCGCCAACACGGCGTTCCTGCGGCGCTACCGCGACGCCTACGGCCGGTTCGCCCCGCCGGTGTCGAGCATCGCGGAGTCCGCGTACGAGGCGGTGCACCTCTACGCGGGCGCGGCGCGGCGCGCCGGAGAGGACGAGCCGCGCACGATCGCCAGGGAACTGCGGTCGAGCCGCTCGGAGTTCCCGCGCGGACCGGTCACCGTGACGGGTCCGGAGACCGTCCGGCAGGACCTGTTCGTCGCGGAGGCGGTGGCGGGTGGTTTCGCCGTGAGTCCGCCGCGTCAAGGATCTTGA
- a CDS encoding LLM class flavin-dependent oxidoreductase, whose translation MTERMGVAVHGGTLATAVGAAVRAQERGFESVWTTEFYDRSATVSLAAMALRTSTITVASGIAYAVGRSPLVLAAEARDLAELSDGRLVLGLGTGTRTMQRDWHGVDGASPAPRVEELVPLLRRIWAMDASGVQHEGRFYRMALHPTAEMTPRDPIPVYLAGFNARMVQAAGAVADGLVGHPIFTRRYVDDVVRPALAAGAARSGRTDDVPIAGYVITSVSDDGDRARRDAAAQIAFYTVVRTYAPLVELEGFTSEVAAIRDAWKARDHDAMIAAVSPAMLDRMAVAGTPDEVRDRMPAFHGLYDRLLCYIPSYGLSASEIGDRVDAAIDTFGK comes from the coding sequence ATGACGGAGCGGATGGGTGTGGCGGTCCACGGCGGCACGTTGGCGACCGCCGTGGGTGCGGCGGTGCGGGCGCAGGAGCGCGGGTTCGAGTCCGTCTGGACCACCGAGTTCTACGACCGCTCCGCCACCGTGTCGCTCGCGGCGATGGCGCTGCGGACCTCGACGATCACGGTGGCATCCGGCATCGCGTACGCCGTGGGCCGCAGCCCGCTGGTGCTCGCCGCCGAGGCCCGCGACCTCGCCGAGCTCTCCGACGGCCGGCTCGTGCTCGGCCTGGGCACCGGCACGCGCACGATGCAGCGCGACTGGCACGGCGTCGACGGCGCCTCGCCCGCCCCGCGCGTCGAGGAACTGGTGCCGCTGCTGCGCCGGATCTGGGCGATGGACGCGTCCGGGGTCCAGCACGAGGGCCGCTTCTACCGGATGGCGCTGCACCCCACCGCGGAGATGACGCCCCGCGACCCGATCCCCGTCTACCTCGCCGGGTTCAACGCGCGGATGGTGCAGGCGGCGGGCGCCGTCGCCGACGGGCTGGTCGGGCACCCGATCTTCACCCGCCGCTACGTCGACGACGTGGTGCGCCCGGCGCTGGCCGCGGGTGCCGCGAGGTCGGGCCGCACGGACGATGTCCCGATCGCCGGGTACGTCATCACCAGCGTCTCCGACGACGGCGACCGCGCCCGCCGCGACGCCGCCGCCCAGATCGCGTTCTACACGGTGGTGCGCACGTACGCGCCGCTCGTGGAGCTGGAGGGGTTCACCAGCGAGGTCGCCGCGATCCGCGACGCCTGGAAGGCCCGCGACCACGATGCCATGATCGCCGCCGTCAGCCCCGCGATGCTCGACCGGATGGCCGTCGCCGGCACCCCCGACGAGGTGCGCGACCGGATGCCCGCGTTCCACGGCCTCTACGACCGCCTGCTCTGCTACATCCCCAGCTACGGCCTCTCGGCGTCGGAGATCGGTGACCGCGTCGACGCCGCGATCGACACGTTCGGGAAGTAG
- a CDS encoding alpha/beta hydrolase, protein MDLLPGVSSATIDTDRLRTHYLESGPTDAPVIVMVHGNLSTGRFYEHLMPALPEYRVLAPDMRGFGRSEPAPIDATRGLDDWADDLDAFLRALGITAPTHLVGWSTAGAAIARYATARPAASLTFVDPVSPHGFGGTFPDGTLCFPDAAGSGGGGANPELVQRLRDGDRGTDSPFSIRNVMRGLYWAPEHTEAREDVLVDEVLLTLVGDGGYPGDSTASQNWPGLAPGVTGILNALSPKYCDWTGLVDVAEKPPVLWTHGGRDLVVADGSMLEFGTLGEAGIVPGWPGADVYPPQPMVGQIRALLERYAEAGGSVRTEIFPDSGHGPHLDAVDRWLTVFRDFLAGR, encoded by the coding sequence ATGGACCTCCTCCCGGGCGTGAGCTCCGCGACGATCGACACCGACCGCCTCCGCACCCACTACCTGGAGTCCGGCCCGACCGACGCCCCGGTGATCGTGATGGTGCACGGCAACCTGTCGACGGGCCGGTTCTACGAGCACCTCATGCCCGCCCTGCCCGAGTACCGCGTGCTCGCGCCGGACATGCGCGGTTTCGGCCGGTCCGAACCGGCCCCGATCGACGCCACCCGCGGCCTCGACGACTGGGCCGACGACCTCGACGCGTTCCTGCGGGCCCTCGGGATCACCGCGCCGACGCACCTCGTCGGCTGGTCGACGGCCGGTGCGGCGATCGCCCGCTACGCGACGGCCCGCCCCGCCGCCTCGCTGACGTTCGTCGACCCGGTCTCCCCGCACGGCTTCGGCGGGACGTTCCCCGACGGCACCCTCTGCTTCCCCGACGCCGCCGGCTCCGGCGGGGGTGGCGCGAACCCCGAGCTCGTGCAGCGCCTGCGTGACGGTGACCGCGGCACCGACAGCCCGTTCTCGATCCGCAACGTCATGAGGGGGCTGTACTGGGCGCCGGAGCACACCGAGGCGCGCGAGGACGTGCTGGTCGACGAGGTGCTGCTCACCCTCGTCGGCGACGGCGGCTACCCCGGCGACTCCACGGCGTCGCAGAACTGGCCGGGCCTCGCACCGGGCGTCACCGGGATCCTCAACGCGCTGTCCCCGAAGTACTGCGACTGGACCGGGCTGGTCGACGTCGCGGAGAAGCCGCCGGTCCTGTGGACGCACGGCGGGCGCGACCTGGTCGTCGCCGACGGGTCGATGCTGGAGTTCGGCACGCTCGGCGAGGCCGGGATCGTGCCCGGCTGGCCCGGCGCGGACGTCTACCCGCCGCAGCCGATGGTCGGCCAGATCCGGGCGCTGCTGGAGCGCTACGCGGAGGCGGGCGGGTCGGTGCGGACCGAGATCTTCCCCGACTCCGGCCACGGCCCGCACCTGGACGCCGTCGACCGCTGGCTCACCGTCTTCCGGGACTTCCTGGCCGGGCGGTGA
- a CDS encoding alpha/beta fold hydrolase: MTAAVTAGLLAAGMAVAPGAQASTPPPGFTPAPVVWGPCTASALVSAGAECGFVEVPLDHDDPMGTTIRLAVSRVVHTTPESQGVMLVNPGGPGGSGLTLALLGGAVPNGAGASYDWIGFDPRGVGSSEPALSCIPDYAGFNRPDYQPEAGTEQAWLDLSTSYADACAADGGELLDHLKSIDTVRDMDLIRAALGQEQINYYGFSYGTYLGQVYSTLYPDRVRRIVMDGVVDVRNIWYEANLNQDVAFERNIGAFFDWIAKYDSVYELGATGDEVEALYYTVQDQLRAAPAEGIGPSEWNDLFLSAGYNVLAYPGIAQAFSAYVNNGDVSAIVDAYGFDPAAPDDNGYAIYLAVQCTDLEWPQDYDQVRADNERVDAEAPFETWANAWFNGPCSFWPAKAGTPVEVDGSGVDSALLLSETFDGATPFDGALNARELFPNAVLVEGVGGYTHSASLSGVACTDTIVADYLATGALPERKPESDVSDVQCDPLPQPDPTVPAPAGS, from the coding sequence GTGACGGCGGCGGTGACGGCCGGGTTGCTGGCGGCGGGGATGGCGGTGGCGCCCGGGGCGCAGGCGTCGACGCCCCCGCCGGGCTTCACTCCCGCGCCGGTGGTGTGGGGGCCGTGCACGGCGTCGGCGCTCGTGTCGGCGGGGGCCGAGTGCGGGTTCGTCGAGGTCCCGCTCGACCACGACGACCCCATGGGCACGACGATCAGGCTCGCGGTGTCGCGCGTCGTGCACACGACCCCGGAGTCCCAGGGCGTCATGCTCGTCAACCCGGGCGGGCCCGGCGGGTCGGGCCTCACGCTGGCCCTGCTCGGTGGTGCCGTCCCGAACGGTGCCGGTGCGTCCTACGACTGGATCGGGTTCGATCCCCGCGGCGTCGGCTCCAGCGAGCCCGCCCTGAGCTGCATCCCCGACTACGCGGGCTTCAACCGCCCCGACTACCAGCCCGAGGCCGGCACCGAGCAGGCGTGGCTGGACCTGTCGACGTCCTACGCCGACGCGTGCGCCGCCGACGGCGGTGAGCTGCTCGACCACCTGAAGAGCATCGACACCGTCCGCGACATGGACCTCATCCGCGCCGCGCTGGGCCAGGAGCAGATCAACTACTACGGCTTCTCCTACGGCACCTACCTCGGCCAGGTCTACTCGACGCTGTACCCGGACCGCGTGCGCCGCATCGTGATGGACGGCGTCGTCGACGTCCGCAACATCTGGTACGAGGCCAACCTCAACCAGGACGTCGCGTTCGAGCGCAACATCGGCGCGTTCTTCGACTGGATCGCGAAGTACGACTCGGTCTACGAGCTGGGTGCCACCGGCGACGAGGTCGAGGCGCTCTACTACACGGTGCAGGACCAGCTCCGGGCCGCGCCCGCGGAGGGCATCGGCCCGTCGGAGTGGAACGACCTGTTCCTCAGCGCCGGTTACAACGTGCTGGCCTACCCCGGCATCGCGCAGGCGTTCTCCGCCTACGTCAACAACGGCGACGTGTCCGCGATCGTCGATGCGTACGGCTTCGACCCGGCCGCTCCCGACGACAACGGGTACGCGATCTACCTGGCCGTGCAGTGCACCGACCTGGAGTGGCCGCAGGACTACGACCAGGTCCGCGCCGACAACGAGCGCGTCGACGCCGAGGCCCCGTTCGAGACCTGGGCCAACGCCTGGTTCAACGGGCCGTGCTCGTTCTGGCCGGCGAAGGCGGGCACGCCCGTCGAGGTCGACGGCAGCGGCGTCGACAGCGCCCTGCTGCTCAGCGAGACCTTCGACGGGGCCACGCCGTTCGACGGGGCGCTGAACGCCCGCGAGCTGTTCCCGAACGCGGTGCTGGTGGAGGGCGTCGGCGGGTACACACACTCGGCCTCGCTGTCCGGCGTGGCGTGCACCGACACCATCGTCGCCGACTACCTGGCCACGGGCGCCCTGCCCGAGCGCAAGCCGGAGAGCGACGTGTCCGACGTGCAGTGCGACCCGCTGCCCCAGCCCGACCCCACGGTCCCGGCGCCGGCAGGTTCCTGA
- a CDS encoding ArsR/SmtB family transcription factor codes for MASDLAFDALADPVRREILAVLAEHDECSAGELSAAISRVGRTAVSSHLRVLRTAGLITERRTGRFRMYAVDPTGPAQDVIRLLQELFQSSLDAARVAAESTSGTDSRAM; via the coding sequence GTGGCCTCCGACCTGGCTTTCGACGCGCTCGCCGATCCGGTGCGGCGCGAGATCCTCGCCGTGCTCGCCGAGCACGACGAGTGCAGTGCGGGCGAGCTGTCCGCGGCGATCTCCCGGGTCGGCCGCACCGCCGTGTCGAGCCACCTGCGCGTGCTGCGCACCGCCGGTCTCATCACCGAGCGGCGCACCGGCCGCTTCCGCATGTACGCCGTCGACCCCACGGGCCCGGCGCAGGACGTCATCCGGCTGCTGCAGGAGCTGTTCCAGTCCTCCCTCGACGCGGCCAGGGTCGCCGCGGAGTCCACCTCCGGTACGGACAGCCGAGCCATGTGA
- a CDS encoding VOC family protein, which translates to MTDPLDALRIPVEAVDPDPAFARALRARLERALLDPREDPMTTTLEAPRTTARMHALTPYLAVTDAVAAVDFYVTVFGAVRRGDPIVMPDGRTGHVEVALGDSVLMLADEFPEMGLVAPATRGGVSQSLRLEVADPDAVVARAVAAGGTLERAVTESPYGRGGTVLDPSGHRWMVSRDVPAARHGDVVYASLWSPDADRARAFYGAVLGDLGRLGISSGSTAGLFCGYAVDDLDAAVAVVRAAGGTATEPVEDHGGRVADCVDDQGLAFALFEGPGAPVTVPEYAELRLPDATRARAFYGTVLGWGFSPGRGRPGYWNGTVDGERTRPRTGLDGGHEVPSVVPTFTVPDLAAATAAARAAGGTAEEPTTARFGPVAPCVDDQGTRFLLLQR; encoded by the coding sequence ATGACCGATCCGCTGGACGCCCTGCGCATCCCCGTTGAGGCCGTCGACCCCGACCCCGCATTCGCCCGTGCCCTGCGCGCCCGCCTGGAGCGCGCCCTGCTCGACCCGAGGGAGGACCCCATGACCACCACGCTCGAGGCACCCCGCACCACCGCCCGCATGCACGCGCTGACCCCGTACCTCGCCGTGACCGACGCCGTCGCGGCCGTGGACTTCTACGTGACGGTGTTCGGCGCCGTCCGCCGCGGCGACCCGATCGTCATGCCCGACGGCCGCACCGGGCACGTCGAGGTGGCGCTCGGCGACAGCGTCCTCATGCTGGCCGACGAGTTCCCCGAGATGGGGCTGGTGGCGCCGGCGACCCGCGGCGGGGTGAGCCAGTCGCTGCGCCTCGAGGTGGCCGACCCGGACGCCGTCGTCGCGCGGGCGGTCGCCGCGGGCGGCACGCTGGAGCGGGCCGTCACCGAGTCACCGTACGGCCGCGGCGGGACGGTGCTCGACCCGTCCGGGCACCGCTGGATGGTCTCCCGCGACGTCCCGGCCGCGCGGCACGGCGACGTCGTCTACGCATCGCTGTGGTCACCCGACGCCGACCGGGCACGCGCGTTCTACGGCGCCGTGCTCGGCGACCTCGGCCGGCTCGGGATCTCCTCGGGGTCGACCGCCGGGCTGTTCTGCGGCTACGCCGTCGACGACCTGGACGCCGCCGTCGCCGTGGTGCGCGCCGCGGGCGGCACCGCGACCGAGCCGGTCGAGGACCACGGTGGCCGGGTAGCCGACTGCGTCGACGACCAGGGCCTCGCGTTCGCGCTGTTCGAGGGGCCCGGCGCGCCGGTGACGGTGCCCGAGTACGCCGAGCTGCGACTGCCCGACGCCACCCGCGCCCGCGCCTTCTACGGCACGGTGCTCGGCTGGGGGTTCTCCCCGGGCCGCGGCCGCCCGGGCTACTGGAACGGCACCGTCGACGGCGAGCGCACCCGACCCCGCACCGGGCTCGACGGCGGCCACGAGGTGCCCTCGGTGGTACCGACGTTCACCGTGCCGGACCTGGCGGCCGCGACCGCGGCGGCCCGGGCGGCGGGCGGAACCGCGGAGGAGCCCACCACGGCCCGGTTCGGTCCGGTCGCCCCCTGCGTCGACGATCAGGGCACCCGGTTCCTGCTGCTGCAGCGCTGA
- the boxB gene encoding benzoyl-CoA 2,3-epoxidase subunit BoxB — MTMSIDYSEKIPNNVDLAGDRKLQRALESWQPNFINWWKTMGPAVPTEDVYLRTAVDVGREGWASFGHVAMEEYRWGVFLSEHNADRKIAFGEQKGQPVWQQVPGEYRADLQRLIVIQGDTEPASVEQQRRLGETAPSLYDLRNLFQVNVEEGRHLWAMVYLLHAYFGRNGREEAEALLQRNSGDLDSPRILGAFNEETPDWLSFFMFTYFTDRDGKYQLGTLKESAFDPLSRTCEFMLKEEAHHMFVGTTGIDRVVTRTAELMREHDTDDIAPHGGIPLDVIQKYINFHYSVSLDLFGSEKSTNAANYFTAGLKGRWQEERRKDDHLLTEDASHVDLVRDGVVTTEEVSALVALNHDLRNEYVQDCATGMKRWNRVLEKAGVDRRLALPHVGFNREVGLFRGHHVTPKGDVVGPDVWEANKDRWLPSDADKVHVQSLMRPVYEPGKIAGWIAPPSTGINDKPFEYEYVHFA; from the coding sequence CTGACCATGAGCATCGACTACAGCGAGAAGATCCCCAACAACGTCGATCTCGCCGGCGACCGCAAGCTCCAGCGCGCACTGGAGAGCTGGCAGCCCAACTTCATCAACTGGTGGAAGACGATGGGCCCGGCCGTCCCCACCGAGGACGTCTACCTCCGCACCGCCGTCGACGTCGGCCGCGAGGGCTGGGCCTCGTTCGGCCACGTCGCGATGGAGGAGTACCGGTGGGGGGTGTTCCTCTCCGAGCACAACGCCGACCGCAAGATCGCGTTCGGCGAGCAGAAGGGCCAGCCGGTCTGGCAGCAGGTGCCCGGTGAGTACCGCGCCGACCTGCAGCGCCTCATCGTCATCCAGGGCGACACCGAGCCCGCGTCCGTCGAGCAGCAGCGCCGCCTCGGCGAGACCGCGCCGTCGCTCTACGACCTGCGCAACCTGTTCCAGGTCAACGTCGAGGAGGGCCGTCACCTCTGGGCGATGGTCTACCTGCTGCACGCCTACTTCGGGCGCAACGGGCGCGAGGAGGCCGAGGCACTGCTGCAGCGCAACTCCGGCGACCTCGACTCCCCCCGGATCCTCGGCGCGTTCAACGAGGAGACGCCGGACTGGCTGTCGTTCTTCATGTTCACCTACTTCACCGACCGGGACGGCAAGTACCAGCTCGGCACGCTCAAGGAGTCGGCGTTCGACCCGCTGTCGCGGACGTGCGAGTTCATGCTCAAGGAGGAGGCCCACCACATGTTCGTGGGCACCACCGGCATCGACCGCGTCGTCACCCGCACCGCGGAGCTGATGCGCGAGCACGACACCGACGACATCGCCCCGCACGGCGGCATCCCGCTCGACGTGATCCAGAAGTACATCAACTTCCACTACTCGGTCTCGCTCGACCTGTTCGGCTCCGAGAAGTCGACGAACGCGGCCAACTACTTCACCGCCGGCCTCAAGGGTCGCTGGCAGGAGGAGCGCCGCAAGGACGACCACCTGCTCACCGAGGACGCCTCGCACGTCGACCTGGTGCGCGACGGCGTCGTCACCACCGAGGAGGTCTCGGCGCTCGTCGCGCTGAACCACGACCTGCGCAACGAGTACGTGCAGGACTGCGCCACCGGCATGAAGCGCTGGAACCGCGTGCTGGAGAAGGCCGGTGTCGACCGCCGGCTCGCGCTGCCGCACGTCGGCTTCAACCGCGAGGTCGGGCTGTTCCGCGGGCACCACGTGACGCCGAAGGGCGACGTCGTCGGGCCGGACGTGTGGGAGGCCAACAAGGACCGGTGGCTGCCGAGCGACGCCGACAAGGTGCACGTCCAGTCGCTGATGCGCCCGGTCTACGAGCCCGGCAAGATCGCCGGCTGGATCGCCCCGCCGAGCACCGGCATCAACGACAAGCCGTTCGAGTACGAGTACGTGCACTTCGCCTGA
- a CDS encoding DUF805 domain-containing protein — protein MNWYVKVIKQYVDFSGRARRTEYWMFALFNAIAVIVLSAIDGFVLGSGAFAASAGAGSAGLSFNLGILGTIYSLAVLLPGLGVAVRRLHDTNRSGWWLLIGLIPVIGAIVLIVFLVSEGTRGPNSHGADPKQASAGAYA, from the coding sequence ATGAACTGGTACGTCAAGGTGATCAAGCAGTACGTCGACTTCTCCGGCCGGGCCCGGCGCACCGAGTACTGGATGTTCGCCCTGTTCAACGCGATCGCCGTGATCGTGCTGTCCGCGATCGACGGGTTCGTGCTCGGTTCCGGTGCGTTCGCCGCGTCGGCCGGGGCCGGCTCGGCGGGGCTCTCGTTCAACCTGGGCATCCTCGGCACGATCTACTCGCTCGCCGTGCTGCTGCCGGGCCTCGGCGTCGCCGTCCGGCGGCTGCACGACACGAACCGCAGCGGGTGGTGGCTGCTGATCGGGCTCATCCCGGTCATCGGCGCGATCGTGCTGATCGTCTTCCTGGTGTCGGAGGGCACCCGCGGCCCGAACAGCCACGGCGCCGACCCGAAGCAGGCGTCCGCGGGCGCGTACGCCTGA
- the boxC gene encoding 2,3-epoxybenzoyl-CoA dihydrolase: MTTTADPDQAEIPTVSFDAEPSTYRHWKLDVQGEVAYLRLDIDETAGIVPGYELKMNSYDLGVDIELYDATQRLRFEHPGVKAVVLTSAKDRNFCAGANIRMLAQSSHPWKVNFCKFTNETRNGIEDATANSGQTWIAAVNGTAAGGGYEMALACEQILLIDDNSSAVSLPEVPLLGVLPGTGGLTRVIDKRKVRKDRADVFATKSEGARGKQAVEWKLVDEVIPKRAWDETVAERAATAAAASDRPSDATGVPLPPLQREEDADGIRYRHVTATYDRDAGLVNITVHGPEGDVPDTVERVHELGAQFWPLAMTRELDDLILRLRANELELGTWIIRTKGDVEDALAFERVIEQFSGSDWLVNEIRHYFKRVLKRLDVTSRSLIALIEPGSCFAGALLELALACDRQYMLDGFMEEADEEGEPAQLVLSASNFGTFPMPNGLSRLGSRFYGDDDTLAKLRQETGRRIDAAEAMELGLVTDAPDDIDWEDEVRIMLEERASLSPDALTGMEANHRFVGPETMESRIFSRLTAWQNWIFVRPNASGPEGALRKYGTGRKAEFDRKRV, from the coding sequence CACCGCAGATCCCGACCAGGCCGAGATCCCCACGGTCTCCTTCGACGCGGAGCCCTCGACGTACCGCCACTGGAAGCTCGACGTCCAGGGCGAGGTCGCGTACCTGCGGCTCGACATCGACGAGACCGCCGGCATCGTCCCGGGCTACGAGCTGAAGATGAACAGCTACGACCTGGGCGTCGACATCGAGCTCTACGACGCCACGCAGCGGCTGCGCTTCGAGCACCCCGGCGTCAAGGCGGTCGTGCTCACCAGCGCGAAGGACCGCAACTTCTGCGCGGGCGCGAACATCCGGATGCTCGCCCAGTCGAGCCACCCGTGGAAGGTGAACTTCTGCAAGTTCACCAACGAGACCCGCAACGGCATCGAGGACGCCACGGCGAACTCCGGCCAGACCTGGATCGCCGCCGTCAACGGCACCGCGGCGGGCGGCGGCTACGAGATGGCGCTGGCGTGCGAGCAGATCCTGCTCATCGACGACAACTCCTCCGCCGTCTCGCTGCCCGAGGTCCCCCTGCTCGGCGTGCTGCCCGGCACCGGCGGCCTCACCCGTGTGATCGACAAGCGGAAGGTCCGCAAGGACCGCGCCGACGTCTTCGCCACCAAGTCCGAGGGCGCCCGCGGCAAGCAGGCCGTCGAGTGGAAGCTCGTCGACGAGGTGATCCCCAAGCGCGCCTGGGACGAGACGGTCGCCGAGCGCGCCGCCACCGCCGCCGCCGCGTCGGACCGCCCGTCCGACGCCACCGGCGTGCCGCTCCCGCCGCTGCAGCGCGAGGAGGACGCCGACGGGATCCGATACCGCCACGTCACCGCCACCTACGACCGCGACGCCGGCCTGGTGAACATCACCGTGCACGGGCCGGAGGGCGACGTGCCCGACACCGTCGAGCGCGTCCACGAGCTGGGGGCGCAGTTCTGGCCGCTGGCCATGACCCGCGAGCTCGACGACCTGATCCTGCGGCTGCGCGCCAACGAGCTCGAGCTGGGCACCTGGATCATCCGCACGAAGGGCGACGTCGAGGACGCGCTGGCCTTCGAGCGCGTCATCGAGCAGTTCTCCGGCTCCGACTGGCTCGTCAACGAGATCCGGCACTACTTCAAGCGCGTGCTCAAGCGCCTCGACGTCACGTCGCGCTCGCTCATCGCGCTGATCGAGCCGGGGTCGTGCTTCGCGGGGGCCCTGCTGGAGCTCGCGCTGGCGTGCGACCGCCAGTACATGCTCGACGGCTTCATGGAGGAGGCCGACGAGGAGGGCGAGCCCGCGCAGCTGGTGCTCTCGGCGTCGAACTTCGGCACGTTCCCGATGCCCAACGGCCTCTCGCGACTGGGCTCGCGCTTCTACGGCGACGACGACACCCTCGCGAAGCTGCGCCAGGAGACCGGCCGCCGGATCGACGCCGCCGAGGCGATGGAACTGGGGCTGGTCACCGACGCCCCCGACGACATCGACTGGGAGGACGAGGTCCGGATCATGCTGGAGGAACGGGCCTCCCTGTCCCCCGACGCGCTGACCGGCATGGAGGCGAACCACCGGTTCGTCGGCCCGGAGACGATGGAGTCGCGGATCTTCTCCCGGCTCACCGCGTGGCAGAACTGGATCTTCGTTCGACCCAACGCATCCGGCCCTGAAGGTGCGTTGCGCAAGTACGGCACGGGACGCAAGGCGGAGTTCGACAGGAAGCGGGTCTGA